Proteins from one Ramlibacter sp. PS4R-6 genomic window:
- a CDS encoding hybrid sensor histidine kinase/response regulator, giving the protein MFPRIGSEAVLFVDDEAMSRKWFSRAFSDEFNVVTAAGAAEALQVLSERGHEFAVLVTDYRMPERDGMKLLRAVQRDYRHVIRLLATAYAEKDVAIAAVNQGKVLRILEKPLDEEQTRGALREAAAMYRTQALERAMNENRVAALRETLGFLAHELNTPLATVRGCVSSVASRYKPADPARPGVAEFTEHHPGELLAALERAERRALYCQSLVSTFVQSARDAYPGSEPQSVTASSLVSALLDEYPFEDEERTWVGSRIAQDFSLPGRRDLLYLVLCTLAKNALIALRGQPAPSLRIEAGVEGTGNRQPWLRFVDNGPGIPPEVLAKLTREPVTTRAQSGGNGMGLMFCQRVMQSIGGGIEIESAAGAGTTVTLRFKPS; this is encoded by the coding sequence CCGGCGCCGCCGAGGCGCTGCAGGTCCTGAGCGAACGCGGCCACGAGTTCGCCGTGCTCGTCACCGACTACCGCATGCCCGAGCGCGACGGCATGAAACTGCTGCGGGCCGTGCAGCGCGACTACCGGCACGTGATCCGGCTGCTGGCCACCGCCTACGCCGAGAAGGACGTCGCCATCGCCGCGGTGAACCAGGGCAAGGTGCTGCGCATCCTCGAAAAGCCCCTGGACGAGGAGCAGACGCGCGGCGCGCTGCGCGAAGCGGCGGCGATGTACCGCACCCAGGCGCTGGAGCGCGCGATGAACGAGAACCGCGTCGCCGCGCTGCGCGAGACGCTGGGCTTCCTCGCGCATGAACTCAACACGCCGCTGGCCACCGTGCGCGGCTGCGTGAGCTCGGTGGCCTCGCGCTACAAGCCCGCCGACCCGGCGCGGCCCGGCGTCGCCGAATTCACGGAACACCACCCCGGCGAGTTGCTGGCGGCGCTGGAGCGCGCCGAGCGCCGGGCGCTGTATTGCCAGTCGCTGGTGTCCACCTTCGTGCAGTCCGCGCGCGACGCCTACCCGGGCTCGGAGCCGCAGAGCGTCACGGCGTCGTCGCTCGTCTCCGCGCTGCTGGACGAGTACCCGTTCGAGGACGAGGAGCGCACCTGGGTCGGCAGCCGCATCGCGCAGGATTTCAGCCTGCCCGGCCGGCGCGACCTGCTTTACCTCGTGCTGTGCACGCTGGCGAAGAACGCGCTCATCGCGCTGCGCGGCCAGCCCGCGCCGAGCCTGCGCATCGAGGCCGGCGTGGAAGGCACGGGCAACCGGCAGCCGTGGCTGCGCTTCGTCGACAACGGCCCGGGCATCCCGCCCGAGGTGCTGGCCAAGCTCACGCGCGAGCCCGTGACCACGCGCGCCCAGTCGGGCGGCAACGGCATGGGGCTGATGTTCTGCCAGCGCGTGATGCAGTCGATCGGCGGCGGCATCGAGATCGAGTCGGCGGCGGGCGCGGGCACCACCGTCACGCTGCGCTTCAAGCCGTCCTAG